A single genomic interval of Orcinus orca chromosome 19, mOrcOrc1.1, whole genome shotgun sequence harbors:
- the LOC101278972 gene encoding LOW QUALITY PROTEIN: neuroligin-2-like (The sequence of the model RefSeq protein was modified relative to this genomic sequence to represent the inferred CDS: inserted 2 bases in 2 codons), with product MLFLHGGSHMEGTGNMLDGSVLATYGNVIVATLNYRLGVPGFLSTGDQAAKGNYGLVDQIQALCWLSENIAHFGGDPERITIFGSWAGASCVNILILSHHSEGLFQKAIAQSGTAISSWSVNYQPLKYMRLLAAKVGCDREDSAEAVECLCRKPSRELVDKDIQPARYHIAFGPVVDGDMVPDDPEILMQQGEFLNYDMLIGLNQGEGLKFVEDSAESEDGVSASAFDFTISNFVDNLYGYPEGKDVLRQTIKFMYTDWADRDNGEMWRKTLLALFTGHQWVAPAVATAKLHADYQSPVYFYTFYHHCQAESRPEWADAAHGDELPYVFGVPMVGATDLFPCNFSKNDVMLSAVVMTYWTNFAKTGDPNQPVPQDTKFIHTKRNRFEEVVWSKFNSKEKQYLHIGLKPRVRANYRANKVAFWLELVPHLHNLHTELFTTTTRLPPYATCWPPRPPPGAPGTRRPPPPATLQPEPKPEPGPQAYDRFPGDSRDYSTELSVTVAVGASLLFLNILAFAALYYKRDRRQELRCRRLSLPPRPGGSGTGVPGGGTLLPAAGRELPPEEELVSLQLKRGXGVGAEPAEALRPXCPPDYTLALRRAPDDLPLLAPGALTLLPSGLGPPPPPPPPSLHPFGPFPPPPPTATSHNNTLPHPHSTTRV from the exons ATGCTGTTTCTGCATGGTGGGTCCCACATGGAAGGCACCGGGAACATGTTGGATGGCTCTGTCCTGGCCACCTACGGCAACGTCATTGTAGCCACACTCAACTACCGGCTTGGGGTGCCTG GTTTTCTCAGCACTGGGGACCAGGCTGCAAAAGGCAACTACGGGCTCGTGGACCAgatccaggccctgtgctggctcAGTGAGAACATTGCCCACTTTGGCGGCGACCCCGAGCGCATCACCATCTTCGGATCTTGGGCAGGGGCCTCCTGTGTCAACATTCTGATCCTCTCCCACCATTCGGAAG GGCTGTTCCAGAAGGCCATCGCCCAGAGTGGCACTGCTATCTCTAGCTGGTCTGTCAACTACCAGCCTCTCAAGTACATGCGGCTGCTGGCGGCCAAGGTGGGCTGTGACCGGGAGGACAGCGCCGAGGCCGTGGAGTGTCTGTGCCGGAAGCCTTCTCGGGAGCTGGTGGACAAGGACATACAGCCCGCCCG CTACCATATCGCCTTTGGGCCCGTGGTGGACGGTGACATGGTCCCCGATGACCCTGAGATCCTCATGCAGCAGGGAGAATTCCTCAACTATGACATGCTCATCGGTCTCAACCAGGGAGAGGGCCTCAAGTTCGTGGAGGACTCGGCGGAGAGCGAGGACGGCGTGTCCGCCAGCGCCTTCGACTTCACCATCTCCAACTTTGTGGACAACCTGTATGGCTACCCGGAGGGCAAGGATGTGCTGCGGCAGACCATCAAGTTTATGTACACGGACTGGGCCGACAGGGACAATGGCGAGATGTGGCGCAAGACCCTGCTGGCGCTCTTTACTGGCCACCAGTGGGTGGCACCGGCTGTGGCCACCGCCAAGTTGCACGCTGACTACCAGTCCCCTGTCTACTTTTACACCTTCTACCACCACTGCCAGGCTGAGAGCCGGCCCGAGTGGGCAGATGCAGCGCACGGGGATGAGCTACCCTACGTCTTTGGTGTGCCCATGGTGGGTGCCACCGACCTCTTCCCCTGCAACTTCTCCAAGAATGATGTCATGCTCAGCGCCGTGGTCATGACCTACTGGACCAACTTCGCCAAGACCGG CGACCCCAACCAGCCGGTGCCACAGGACACCAAGTTCATCCACACCAAGCGCAACCGCTTCGAGGAGGTGGTGTGGAGCAAGTTCAACAGCAAGGAGAAGCAGTACCTGCACATCGGCTTGAAGCCGCGCGTGCGCGCCAACTACCGCGCCAACAAGGTGGCCTTCTGGCTGGAGCTCGTGCCGCACCTGCACAACCTGCACACGGAGCTCTTCACCACCACCACGCGCCTCCCTCCCTACGCCACGTGCTGGCCGCCGCGCCCGCCCCCTGGTGCCCCCGGCACTCGCCGCCCCCCGCCTCCGGCCACCCTGCAGCCCGAGCCCAAGCCCGAGCCGGGCCCCCAGGCCTACGACCGCTTCCCCGGGGACTCCCGAGACTACTCCACGGAGCTCAGCGTCACCGTGGCCGTGGgcgcctccctcctcttcctcaacATCCTTGCCTTCGCCGCCCTCTACTACAAGCGGGACCGGCGGCAGGAGCTGCGGTGCAGGCGGCTCAGCCTACCCCCCCGTCCCGGCGGCTCGGGCACCGGCGTGCCCGGCGGGGGCACCCTGCTCCCTGCTGCCGGCCGTGAGCTGCCACCCGAGGAGGAGCTGGTGTCGCTGCAGCTGAAGCGGG GGGGCGTCGGGGCGGAACCTGCGGAGGCCCTGCGCC CCTGCCCGCCCGACTACACCCTGGCCCTGCGCCGGGCGCCGGACGATTTGCCACTCTTGGCCCCCGGGGCCCTGACCCTGCTGCCCAGCGGCCTGGGGCCACCACCTCCCCCGCCGCCCCCCTCCCTGCATCCCTTTGGGCCcttccccccgcctccccccaccgCTACCAGCCACAACAACAcgctcccccatccccactccaccACTCGGGTATAG